From Medicago truncatula cultivar Jemalong A17 chromosome 7, MtrunA17r5.0-ANR, whole genome shotgun sequence, a single genomic window includes:
- the LOC11439015 gene encoding pentatricopeptide repeat-containing protein At3g26630, chloroplastic, whose translation MTNYLSESYVKFLHHMNNMMNLYFKIGGDVDDGWKVFDKMRVRNVVSWTTVIAGLVACGKLDTAREVFERIPSKNVVSWTAMINGYVKNDNPIKAFDLFERMLIDNVRPNEFTLVSLIKACTDLGSLKLGRRMHDFALKNGFELGPFLGTALVDMYSKCGSLDAAVKVFGLMEVRNLATWNTMLTSFGVHGFGNEVLDLFKEMEKAGVVPDAITFVGVLSACVQINDLELGQKYFSLMTEHYSLTPILEHYTCMVGLYTRANELNEIRTLGDTMSLSIEANHNVAELLQESKPTGFDDMEKLIHKHYRDSDLSEFVLDHSATPTQPNSNPWIQIVS comes from the exons ATGACCAATTACTTATCAGAAAGCTATGTCAAATTTCTTCATCATATG AATAATATGATGAATCTTTACTTCAAGATTGGGGGGGATGTTGATGATGGGTGGaaggtgtttgataaaatgcgtGTGAGGAATGTGGTTTCGTGGACAACTGTGATTGCTGGGCTTGTAGCTTGTGGGAAATTGGATACTGCGAGGGAAGTATTTGAGAGGATTCCGTCGAAGAATGTTGTGTCGTGGACGGCGATGATAAATGGGTATGTGAAAAATGATAACCCGATTAAGGcttttgatttgtttgaaagGATGTTGATTGATAATGTGAGGCCGAATGAGTTTACACTGGTGAGCTTGATTAAAGCTTGTACTGATTTGGGTAGTCTGAAATTGGGCAGACGAATGCATGATTTCGCATTGAAGAATGGTTTTGAGCTTGGACCTTTTTTGGGTACTGCTCTTGTTGATATGTATAGCAAATGTGGTAGTCTAGATGCTGCTGTTAAAGTGTTTGGTTTAATGGAAGTGAGAAACTTGGCTACCTGGAATACAATGCTTACTAGCTTCGGTGTGCATGGGTTTGGGAATGAAGTGCTAGACCTTTTCAAAGAAATGGAGAAGGCCGGTGTAGTTCCTGATGCTATCACTTTTGTTGGTGTTTTGAGTGCTTGTGTTCAAATTAATGATCTGGAACTAGGCCAGAAGTATTTCAGTCTCATGACAGAACATTACAGTTTAACACCTATCTTGGAACACTATACGTGCATGGTTGGACTCTATACTCGTGCTAATGAGTTAAATGAGATTCGCACATTAGGGGATACAATGTCATTGTCAATAGAAGCAAATCATAATGTTGCAGAATTGCTACAAGAGAGTAAACCCACTGGTTTTGATGACATGGAGAAACTCATACACAAGCATTACAGGGATTCAGATTTATCAGAATTCGTTTTAGATCATTCTGCAACTCCAACCCAACCAAATTCCAACCCTTGGATTCAAATTGTATCATGA
- the LOC11437257 gene encoding acetyl-coenzyme A synthetase, chloroplastic/glyoxysomal → MMIMLSSQGVLDPILCVTQKNKNKNPFCSSSVSSLFCNNINSSSRRRRNHKNLMSTNHRTNNYLRHLESMKILPSGAGRIPRLNAVILGESLATEENDFVVPSQDFANQANVKSPEQYLKMYKRSIEDPAGFWSEIASEFYWKQKWGDQVCHENFDVRKGNVNIEWFKGGITNICYNCLDRNVEAGLGDKVAFYWEGNELGVDATLTYTQLLHQVCQVANYLKDIGVKKGDAVIIYLPMLMELPITMLACARIGAVHSVVFAGFSSESLSQRIIDCKPKVVITCNAVKRGSKVIYLKDIVDTAINDSTQNGVSIDVCVTYDNKLALKREETKWTKGRDIWWQDVIPHCPTTCPVEWLDAEDPLFLLYTSGSTGKPKGVVHTTGGYMVYTATTFKYAFDYKPSDIYWCTADCGWITGHSYVTYGPILNGATVVLYEGAPNYPDAGRSWNIVDKYKVSIFYTAPTLVRSLMRDGDEHVTRYSRKSLRVLGSVGEPINPSAWRWFYNVIGDSRCPISDTWWQTETGGFMITPLPGAWPQKPGSATCPFFGVQPVIVDENGVEIEGECSGYLCIKKSWPGAFRTLYGDHERYETTYFKPFAGYYFSGDGCSRDKDGYYWLTGRVDDVINVSGHRIGTAEVESALVSHPKCAEAAVVGVEHEVKGQSIYAFVTLVDGVPYSEELRKDLVLTVRKQIGAFAAPDKIHWAPGLPKTRSGKIMRRILRKIASRQLDELGDTSTLAEPNVVTELIELADS, encoded by the exons ATGATGAT AATGTTATCATCACAAGGTGTATTGGATCCAATTCTGTGTGTAACtcagaagaacaagaacaagaacccTTTTTGTTCTTCCTCTGTTTCTTCTCTGTTCTGCAACAACATCAATAGTAGCAGTAGAAGAAGAAGGAATCATAAGAATTTGATGTCTACGAATCACAGAACAAATAATTACTTACGCCATTTAGAATCAATGAAGATTCTTCCATCTGGTGCTGGTCGCATTCCTCGTTTGAATGCTGTTATTCTTGGTGAATCTCTTGCTactgaagaaaatgattttgttgtTCCAAGCCAAGATTTTGCTAATCAAGCAAATGTTAAATCTCCAGAACag TATTTGAAGATGTATAAGAGATCCATTGAGGATCCTGCTGGATTTTGGTCTGAAATTGCATCAGAATTCTATTGGAAACAAAAATGGGGTGATCAAGTTTGTCATGAgaattttgatgttagaaaagGAAATGTTAACATTGAG TGGTTTAAGGGTGGGATCACCAACATTTGTTATAATTGTTTGGATAGAAATGTTGAAGCTGGACTAGGTGACAAAGTGGCCTTTTATTGGGAAGGGAATGAACTTGGTGTTGATGCTACTTTAACATACACTCAGCTTCTACATCAAGTTTGCCAG gTTGCAAACTACCTGAAAGATATTGGTGTGAAAAAGGGAGATGCTGTGATTATTTATTTGCCCATGCTTATGGAGCTTCCTATCACAATGCTTGCTTGTGCCCGCATTGGTGCTGTTCATTCG GTTGTATTTGCAGGGTTTTCTTCAGAATCTCTTTCGCAGAGAATCATTGATTGTAAGCCAAAAGTTGTAATTACTTGCAATGCTGTTAAAAGGGGCTCTAAAGTTATCTATCTGAAAGACATAGTTGATACTGCCATCAATGATTCAACTCAAAATGGGGTTTCTATAG ATGTATGCGTAACTTATGACAACAAATTAGCATTGAAGAGGGAGGAAACTAAATGGACGAAAGGGCGAGATATATGGTGGCAG GATGTTATTCCTCACTGTCCAACTACTTGTCCAGTGGAGTGGCTTGATGCAGAGGATCCACTTTTTCTACTCTATACTAGTGGAAGTACCGGAAAACCTAAG GGCGTCGTCCATACCACTGGTGGTTATATGGTATACACTGCAACAACATTTAAGTATGCATTTGACTACAAGCCATCTGACATCTACTG GTGTACAGCTGATTGTGGTTGGATTACCGGGCACAGCTATGTCACTTATGGACCCATACTCAATGGTGCAACTGTTGTTCTGTATGAAGGG GCTCCCAATTATCCTGATGCTGGGCGTAGTTGGAACATTGTTGACAAATATAAAGTATCAATATTCTACACTGCTCCTACATTGGTGCGGTCCCTCATGCGTGATGGTGACGAG CATGTTACCCGCTACTCGAGGAAATCTTTACGAGTCTTGGGAAGTGTAGGGGAGCCTATAAATCCAAGTGCATGGAG ATGGTTTTACAATGTAATTGGAGATTCAAGATGCCCTATCTCTGACACTTGGTGGCAAACAGAAACTGGTGGTTTCATG ATAACTCCACTGCCTGGTGCTTGGCCCCAGAAACCTGGTTCTGCTACTTGCCCTTTCTTTGGAGTTCAG CCTGTAATAGTGGATGAGAATGGTGTTGAGATCGAAGGTGAGTGCAGTGGTTATTTGTGTATTAAGAAATCATGGCCAGGGGCATTCAGAACTTTGTATGGTGATCATGAACGATACGAAACAACATATTTCAAGCCCTTTGCTGGCTACTATTTCAGTGGTGATGGCTGTAGCAG GGATAAAGATGGATACTATTGGCTTACCGGAAGAGTTGACGATGTCATCAATGTCAG TGGGCATCGTATTGGCACAGCTGAAGTGGAATCAGCTCTAGTTTCACACCCAAAATGTGCCGAAGCAGCCGTTGTAGGCGTGGAGCACGAG GTTAAAGGACAGAGTATATATGCCTTTGTTACTCTTGTGGATGGTGTTCCATACAGTGAAGAACTGCGGAAGGACCTTGTACTCACAGTTCGAAAGCAG ATAGGAGCCTTTGCAGCACCTGACAAAATCCATTGGGCACCTGGCCTCCCAAAAACAAGGAGCGGAAAGATAATGAGAAGAATTCTTAGAAAAATTGCTTCTAGGCAGCTAGATGAACTTGGAGATACAAGTACCCTTGCAGAGCCAAACGTGGTCACTGAACTTATTGAACTTGCTGATTCATGA
- the LOC11427620 gene encoding eukaryotic peptide chain release factor subunit 1-3 produces the protein MADGESDKNIEIWKIKKLIKGLEAARGNGTSMISLIMPPRDQISRVTKMLGDEFGTASNIKSRVNRQSVLGAITSAQQRLKLYNKVPPNGLVLYTGTILTEDGKEKKVTFDFEPFKPINASLYLCDNKFHTEALNELLESDDKFGFIVMDGNGTLFGTLSGNTREVLHKFTVDLPKKHGRGGQSALRFARLRMEKRHNYVRKTAELATQFYINPATSQPNVAGLILAGSADFKTELSQSDMFDPRLQAKILNVVDVSYGGENGFNQAIELSAEILSNVKFIQEKRLIGKYFEEISQETGKYVYGVDDTLKALEMGAVETLIVWENLDITRYVLKNATTGEIVIKHLKKGQENDQSNFRDVATSADLEVQEKMPLLEWFANEYKRFGCSLEFVTNKSQEGSQFCRGFGGIGGMLRYQLDIRSFDELSDDEVYEDSD, from the coding sequence ATGGCTGATGGTGAATCGGACAAGAATATTGAGATATGGAAGATCAAAAAGTTGATCAAAGGACTGGAAGCTGCAAGAGGTAATGGTACTAGCATGATTTCTCTGATAATGCCTCCACGCGATCAAATATCTCGTGTCACTAAGATGTTGGGAGATGAATTTGGAACTGCTTCAAACATCAAAAGTAGGGTAAACCGGCAATCAGTGCTTGGAGCCATTACTTCTGCACAACAGAGGTTGAAACTTTATAATAAGGTTCCTCCAAATGGATTGGTTCTGTATACTGGTACCATTCTCACTGAGGACGGCAAGGAAAAGAAGGTGACGTTTGATTTTGAACCTTTCAAACCAATCAATGCATCACTTTATCTCTGCGACAACAAATTTCACACAGAAGCTCTAAATGAACTTCTAGAATCTGATGACAAGTTTGGTTTTATTGTTATGGATGGAAATGGAACCCTTTTCGGGACATTAAGTGGAAATACTCGTGAGGTGCTTCATAAATTTACTGTTGATCTACCAAAGAAACATGGTAGAGGAGGACAGTCAGCTTTGCGTTTTGCTCGTCTTCGGATGGAAAAACGACACAATTACGTCAGGAAGACTGCAGAACTTGCCACTCAGTTTTACATCAACCCTGCTACCAGTCAGCCTAATGTTGCTGGACTCATTCTTGCTGGTTCAGCTGACTTCAAGACTGAGCTGAGTCAATCAGATATGTTTGATCCTCGTTTGCAagcaaaaatattaaatgtggTTGATGTCTCTTATGGTGGGGAAAATGGCTTTAATCAAGCTATTGAATTATCTGCAGAGATTCTATCTAATGTGAAGTTCATTCAAGAGAAACGCTTGAtaggaaaatattttgaagagaTAAGCCAAGAAACTGGTAAATATGTTTACGGAGTTGATGACACATTGAAGGCTCTAGAAATGGGTGCGGTTGAAACACTCATTGTATGGGAGAATTTGGATATTACTAGGTATGTGCTGAAAAATGCTACCACTGGTGAGATTGTAATAAAGCATTTGAAGAAGGGACAAGAAAATGATCAAAGCAACTTCCGCGATGTGGCCACATCTGCAGATTTGGAGGTTCAGGAGAAGATGCCGTTACTTGAGTGGTTTGCGAATGAGTACAAAAGATTTGGATGCTCGCTGGAATTCGTGACCAACAAATCTCAAGAAGGGTCACAGTTTTGCAGAGGGTTTGGTGGTATTGGAGGTATGCTTCGCTACCAGCTTGATATCAGATCATTTGATGAGTTATCTGATGATGAAGTGTACGAGGATTCTGATTAA